GGCGGCGTGAAGGCCGGGATGAAGGCGGGGTAGCCGCTCTGGGCGGCACGCAGGGCGCTAGATTCCCGCAGGGCCACGCTCATCAGCGGGGCGTGACGCTTCCCATAGGGCGCGGGGACGATGCGCTGGATGACGGCCCCCTTGTAGTGCCCGGTGTCGAACACGACAGGCTCGTCGTCAATGCCCTTGTTCCACAGCCGCTCGGCGATGTCAAGGTTCTCCTGCGCGATGCGGGACGTTTCCTTGTAATTCACCCCGAAGCCGATCATCTCCTCGGGGGTGGTGCCGCTGCCGATGCCTACGAGTAGTCGCCCCTCGGTCAGTTGGTCGAGCAGGTTCACCCGCTCGGCGAACCGGACCGGGTGGTGGAGGGGCACCGTGGTGACCGACATGCCGAAGTGGACCTTCTTGAGCTGCCCCGCCAGGTAGGCCGCGAACACGAAGGGGTCGCTGGACATCGGGGCGTACCCGGTGAAGTGATGGTCGGGCATGAAGACGGCGTCGTAGCCCAGCCTCTCAGCCTCCCGGGCGTGCTCGGTCAGGGCTTGGATGATGGCGCGGTCCTGTTCGGGGGCGGTGGAACGGCCAACGAGAAAGACGGAAAAGCGCATGGGTCCTCCGGGGTGGGAGAGAGGCTGGGCGCCGTTGTTCCCGGCGAGGGAGCGGCGGCGGACGACAAGAACTAGAATTACCGTTCTAATTAAGAGTGCGCTAGATTTGATCAAAAGTCAAGAGCGGGCTGGCTCAGGCGCGGGGACCGTACCGCAGGAACAGCTCGCTCATCTCGCCCAGGTCATGCTTCAGCTCGTCCCAGTCGCCCTCGCCCGCTACATCCGCCGTCGATCCCAGGCCGAGGTAGCGGGCGAAGGCGGCGTACGCGAGCGAGAAGCAGGCCTCCACCGCGTGTTCGGGCCGGGGATGTCCGATCTCGGCGCGGCGCTCCAGCAGGGTGTCCACCCAGCCCTGCCTCAGCTTGTGAAAGGACCGCTTGCCGAGGCTGGCGACGGTGGGGTTGGAGGGGGCGCGCGACATGAGCGGGCGAAGCAGGTTGGCCTGGGCCTTCAGGAACTCGCCCAGCGCCGAGACCATCTTGGTCACCAGGGCGCCGAAGGGGAGATGCTCGGCGCGGATGTCTGACAGCAACTCGGCCTGCTGCCCCTCGACCCGCTCCAGAATCCGCACCTGCACAGCGTCCAGCAGGTCCTCCTTGCCGCGCACCCGCCCGTAGATGGATCCGGTGGAGACCCCCGCCCGCTGACTGACCCCCGCCAGCGTGAGCTGCTCGTACCCCTCCTCGCTGAGGATCTCGATGGCCGCTTCCAGAACGCGCTCGAACGACTGGCGGCTGCGGTC
The sequence above is a segment of the Deinococcus aerius genome. Coding sequences within it:
- a CDS encoding LLM class flavin-dependent oxidoreductase — its product is MRFSVFLVGRSTAPEQDRAIIQALTEHAREAERLGYDAVFMPDHHFTGYAPMSSDPFVFAAYLAGQLKKVHFGMSVTTVPLHHPVRFAERVNLLDQLTEGRLLVGIGSGTTPEEMIGFGVNYKETSRIAQENLDIAERLWNKGIDDEPVVFDTGHYKGAVIQRIVPAPYGKRHAPLMSVALRESSALRAAQSGYPAFIPAFTPPKIGGTEPFTHVQKYFKVYWDALLAAGHPEEVVRYALSWTTHTYQCVHVSETDEQAREELEVILRGYQAAIDREMVYNKRAEEISDVKIHETPNALSEDWIGTWCLYGSPETVRAHLQEYQDLGIGNVLMGFTNGPLTDERLRLGQQSMRLFAEQVMPHFKQPELVRV
- a CDS encoding TetR/AcrR family transcriptional regulator, whose translation is AGAVVAASGCSTALLLAVPLSPWMLVVLVVALLFVTPLALRMSQPAYPVPPPGLLAARAGETVLGALVGLSVVVLCLRRRNAGRSDKRARLGGEQRMTELKGIRTPQQDRSRQSFERVLEAAIEILSEEGYEQLTLAGVSQRAGVSTGSIYGRVRGKEDLLDAVQVRILERVEGQQAELLSDIRAEHLPFGALVTKMVSALGEFLKAQANLLRPLMSRAPSNPTVASLGKRSFHKLRQGWVDTLLERRAEIGHPRPEHAVEACFSLAYAAFARYLGLGSTADVAGEGDWDELKHDLGEMSELFLRYGPRA